From the genome of Cytobacillus firmus, one region includes:
- a CDS encoding multicopper oxidase family protein, with amino-acid sequence MKIKLLAIFIFSIIFLAACSNSGMSGMDHGNMDMEEENNSEVKENDEGLQTTNTTETLTGNEINIVAQESKHQLNKSVSVKALTFNGSVPGSQLRVKQGEKVKINLKNKLNEPVSIHWHGIPVPNEMDGIPGVTQNAVQPGETFTYEFSAEDPGTYMYHTHQNAVEQMDKGLYGSFIVEPKEKTYDRDYTLMLDEWMSKPVEGESTMEGMDHNNMGSEEDNDKESDSEESSMSGMDHSSMESEGNESMNGMGEMGHDMSAYDIFSINGKSGDSIEPLMVKQGEKVRIRLINAGFMSHKIHLHGHDFKVAAIDGQELNEPKEIKDKVISIAPGERYDIEFTADNPGEWFIECHGDMEGTRGMKTMIQYENSPGSTDKSNQSEELPEFTFMNYGGSDKGEFSLDQEYDVDYKMDLNTAMDGSEMAYTINGNTFPETDNINVKDGDLVKVTLTNNSMMDDHPMHLHGHFFQVLSKNGKPVEGSPIMKDTINLKPGDEYVVAFKADNPGNWLFHCHDLHHATAGMVNMVKYDGFKPSFTPDSNANNKPE; translated from the coding sequence ATGAAGATTAAACTGCTTGCTATATTCATTTTTTCAATCATTTTCCTCGCTGCCTGTTCAAATAGCGGTATGAGTGGAATGGACCATGGAAACATGGACATGGAAGAGGAGAATAATTCTGAAGTAAAAGAGAATGACGAGGGGCTGCAGACTACAAACACTACAGAAACACTTACGGGCAATGAAATTAACATTGTTGCTCAAGAAAGCAAACATCAGCTGAATAAGAGTGTAAGCGTTAAGGCCCTAACATTCAATGGCTCTGTCCCAGGTTCCCAATTACGGGTAAAGCAAGGAGAAAAAGTAAAAATCAACCTAAAGAATAAACTTAATGAACCAGTGTCCATTCACTGGCATGGGATTCCAGTTCCCAATGAAATGGATGGCATACCAGGTGTGACACAAAACGCAGTCCAGCCAGGTGAAACCTTCACATATGAATTTTCAGCCGAGGATCCTGGAACATACATGTACCATACCCATCAAAATGCTGTTGAGCAAATGGATAAAGGTCTATACGGTTCATTTATTGTAGAACCAAAAGAGAAGACTTATGATCGTGACTATACCCTCATGCTTGATGAGTGGATGAGCAAGCCTGTAGAAGGTGAATCCACCATGGAAGGAATGGATCATAACAACATGGGTTCAGAAGAAGATAATGATAAAGAGTCTGATTCTGAAGAATCAAGTATGAGCGGCATGGATCACAGCAGCATGGAGTCAGAAGGCAATGAAAGCATGAATGGTATGGGGGAAATGGGCCATGACATGAGTGCTTACGATATCTTTTCGATAAATGGCAAAAGCGGCGACAGCATTGAGCCTTTAATGGTAAAACAAGGAGAAAAAGTCAGAATTCGACTTATCAACGCAGGATTTATGTCTCATAAAATCCATCTGCATGGCCATGATTTCAAAGTGGCAGCCATTGATGGACAAGAACTAAATGAACCAAAGGAAATTAAAGATAAGGTGATTTCAATAGCCCCTGGTGAGCGTTATGATATAGAGTTTACAGCAGACAACCCTGGCGAATGGTTTATAGAGTGCCACGGGGACATGGAAGGCACACGTGGAATGAAGACAATGATACAATATGAAAACTCTCCTGGCTCTACTGATAAGTCCAACCAATCCGAAGAGCTTCCAGAATTCACATTTATGAATTATGGCGGTTCTGACAAAGGTGAGTTTTCGCTGGATCAGGAATATGATGTTGACTATAAAATGGATTTAAACACAGCGATGGATGGTAGCGAAATGGCTTATACGATTAACGGCAATACTTTCCCAGAAACTGATAACATTAATGTCAAGGATGGCGACCTCGTTAAGGTGACACTGACTAATAATTCTATGATGGATGACCACCCTATGCATCTGCACGGCCACTTCTTCCAGGTCCTCAGCAAGAATGGGAAACCTGTAGAAGGTTCTCCGATCATGAAAGATACGATTAACTTAAAGCCTGGTGATGAATATGTGGTTGCGTTTAAAGCAGATAATCCTGGCAATTGGCTATTCCATTGTCATGATCTTCACCATGCGACAGCGGGAATGGTGAATATGGTTAAATACG